CCCTAACCCTAACCCCGTTGTCGATGGAATTCGGCGTCTCCGAATCTTATGTTCGCTTCACCACCTGTGCCTTGTTTGTGGGCCTGATCGTTGGCGCCACTTTCTGGGGTCTTGCGTCTGATCTCATTGGACGTCGATTGGCTTTCAACACGACGCTCTTCTTGTGTGGCGTGTTTGGTCTGGCGTCGGGCGGTGGTCCGAACTGGGTAGGTACCTGCGCACTGTACGCTTGCTTGGGATTGGGAGTGGGTGGAAACCTGCCGGTGGATGCGGCCATCTTCCTCGAGTTTTTACCCACGTCTTCCGCGCATATTCTGAGCTCACTGGCCGTCTTCTGGTCGGTGGGTACTCTCATTGCCAGGTCTGTCTATCCAACCACTTGCACTATGATGTCTCCCAATGTACTGACCCGCGATCAGTATGCTTGCCTGGGCCTACATCCCCAATTATTCCTGCACCGATGCGAGCACCTGTACGAGAGCCGACAACATGGGTTGGAGGTACCTCGTTCTGACTTTGGGTGCCATCACCATGGTCTTCTGGCTGTGTCGattctgcttcttcaagcTGTTCGAATCGCCCAAGTTCCTGGTCGCCAAAGGTCGGGATGACGAGGCCGTTGCGGCGATCCACGGTGTTGCCCACCgcaacaagaagaagacatggcTCACGACGGAAATCTTGAATGAGATTGGCGGAAGTGCAGAGACGACCGAGAAACAAAACCTCTCCTCGAAGGAGATCATCGCCCGGTCTCTCTCCAAGTTCTCCGCCTCGCAGATCACCCCATTGTTTTCCTCCAAGCGCCTCGGAATCACCAGTAAGTTCTTCTCCGGGTCTTTCGACTGGGTAATTATTGACAGCCAAACCTAGCCATTCTCATCTGGCTCTGCTGGACCACCATCGGCATGGGATACACTCTGTTCAACGCCTTCCTGCCCCAATATCTCGGCTCGACGGCCTCCACATACGAGACCTACCGTAACTACGCCATCACGTCCGTCACCGGTCTTTTCGGCCCGATTCTCGCTCTCTACATGGTCGACATCAAGTACATCGGTCGGAAAGGTACCATGGCCATCTCCACGTGTGTCACCGCCGTCCTGCTCTTCTGCTTTACCGCAGCCAAGACGGCCGACACCCAACTCGTCTGCTCCGCCCTGGAATCCTTCACTCAGATGATCATGTATGGTGTGTTGTATGCGTATACCCCGGAGGTCTTCCCGGCTCCCAACCGAGGCACTGGAACCGGTATCGCAAGTTGCTTGAACCGAATTGCGGGTCTCTGTGCCCCGATTATCGGTATCTATGCTTCGAGCAACCCCAGTGCTCCCATTTATGCGTCCGGTGCGCTGCtgttggtttcttttgtggCGATGGTATTGCTGCCCATTGAAACTGCTGGAAAGCAGAGTCTATAGAATGCGTCTCTTTGCGGGGGGTGTTTGATGTGGACTATAGAAAGATCTGGATATCTTTCAGATGCATGCATGATACGATACCACTGTGTATATGTTCTTTCCAGCCTCCTTTGGTTGAGTAGATAGAGACACAAAACTCTtcaataaaatatattctttcaatcccactcgaccaaaacgCCAATGGCATCAAGGTCGTGCCTTGAACACCTTATCCCCAACATATtcttatctaatattatacaaTGCTATCCATACAACATGaacaaaaggagaaagaaagcctCACTGGGCCAGTATCTTTACATTCAAAAGCCTTGCGAAGGCCCGCACCAATTGCACTCGCACCCCCGGGGGGCCTTCTCCCTGTCGTTCCATTTCCCCCGTTTCCCCCGTTTCCCCCGTTTCCCCCATTTCCCCCATTAGCCCCATTAGCCCCATTCTCCCCAAGTCTTCCTTCCTCCATGGGGAGGTCGATGATCTTTTGCCTGCGATTGTCTTTTCCCCGGCTGCACgcacagcaacagcagaagtTTTCCAAACAGTACCGCCACACCGCTTTCCACAAACTTATGGCGCGGGCCAGGATGGTTGGCGGCGCGGACATCACGCCCTAGAGCCTTATTTCACATTCTCCCTCTCGAAGCCTGAGGTTCTTATCTCTGGGCTTAACccaacagcagcagaaaTCCTCGCCGATGACCCTCCACCACATTCTATGTGCGATAAGTCCTTCATATCCGTATCTGTTTTATTTGATATCACGGAGTGTCGTACGTGGTTTTCGATCAAGGAGCATCAATCGCTCCATGTCATCAATATCGATGGGGGTAAATCCCGCTGCAGGATATCTGTATGCGAATACATGTTATCAGCTTTCTTTCACCATTCAATAGAACTTGACATAGACTATATATGCCATAACTGGGTTGTACAACGCATACGCCCTTTACATAGATGTTACCCAGCAAGGGTAACCAATCCCACACAGTTAATTTACGGGTGGCTGCGCGGTGACCCCTGGTGTTGGTATCCGGCCTTCTGCCATAAGAATGGCTTCGATGTTTGGTGTCTCTCGTTTCActccaaaacaacaacaaaagtTCTCTCCTATCACCCTCCACCACTTCCTCCGTGCTATAAGGTCTTCTCAGTATAGGATCCACTCAAATATAGAGGTTATCATACGTGGAGGGTGAGTGAGCCTATATACTCGCTTGAATTCTTCGATTGTGTTTGGGGTATATTCCCCGTTGGATGACTATAATAGTACATAATGTTAGCCATCTTCCAAGACAAGAGTATTTCAACAGATAATAAATACGTTTGCTTGCTCTTAGGAAGCAAATGGCAAACAAGGTGTCAAAGTCACCCAGGACAATGAGGCAAAAGAGGCCAAACGTTGAGTAGCCCAGCTGCCCCGCTGGTGGAGACTGCTGCTGTGGTTGCTGCTGCTATTGCTGCTGCTATTGCTGCCGCTGTTGCAGTAGCTTTAGGCACACGGCCTTCCTCCATTAGGAGGGCTTGGATATTTGTCTTTCTAGGtgaaagaaagcagcaacGTAAGTTTTCCCCGAACACCCTCCACCACTTACAGCGTGCTATAAGATCTTAGTATAGATTTTCCTGAAGTTCAAAGATTACCGTACGTGGACGCTTCATAAGGCAATACGCCCTCTCCAATCATTATAGTTGTTTTGGGTATAGTTCCCAATGgcatatctatataataccAGATATGATTAGCATTGATTCAAAGTTAAACAAAACTTAATGTATATATTACCCACCTCTGGGATGCCAGAGACACATCGCCAGGCACTGACAAGAACCAGCCCCAGTATTCCTAGCCTCGAGTATGCGAGGTGCTACCCTGGGTGCATGCTGGGAGGAAGGCCAAGAGCGGACAAGAAAGGCACAACAGATGTGAGTGTATGCTGAACTGAACAGGCTTTGTACATAGGCATCATAAAGAGTATGCCCTATCGCGACGATGGCAGGCGGCAGGGTGCCGGGGGACCCAGCACAATCAGCCCAAGTGGCGCAAGCCCGGAATATGCTGGATGCTACTTGGGATCAAGGATGgcggaagaggttgaagTTGGCAAGGGGGGAGTAGGAAGGAGATCCATGGTTCAATTTGTTTGATGGAGGGAGGCGATTGGGGGTTCTATATAGTAACTAGTAGATATGATTAGCCTTGTCTTAAGAGAAAGTAAAacttaatatagataatatatacGTTCGCTTAACACGCAAACGACACATGGCGAACCAAGTGACAAAGGTACCCAACGCAATTAGGCCCACCCGGCCAAACACAGAATATCGGATATGCCAGCCAGGGCTTATATTGCCCGTGGCGCTTTGGGTTGGGGGGCTGGCGTAGGAAGAATTTCTATTGCTTGATATTCGTTTGTAGAGGCGATTGGCggtctatataatagtaaaaataattagCCTTGTTCAAGAGAAAGTAAAGCTTAACATAGATGGTACATACGTCTGCTTAACAGGCAAAAGGCACATCGCAAACAAGGTGCCAAATGCACCGAGAACAATTAGCCTAAATAGGCCAAACGCCGAATAACCTATATGCCACCCAGGGCTGATTTGCCAATTAGCGCTTTGagtgggggaggaggggattGGTAGGATTTCCATTGTTGATATGTTTTCGAGGCAATTGGAggtctatataatagtagacATGATTAGCCTTGTTCAAGAGAAAGTAAAACTTAACATAGATGAGACATACGTCTGCTTAACTCTGAGCAGACTTGCCAAAGGCACCAAGCACAATCATGGCAACTATGCCCATCCCAGGGTAGACCAGATGCCACCCTGAGGCTGACGTTAGGAGGGAGGCCAAGAGCCGACAGCGAAGGCAGACCAGATATGAGTGTGTGCTGAACCAAACAGATACATAGGTATCATAAAGAGTATACCCCACCAGGCGTTGCTTCTATAATACTGGGGTCAAATCCCCCGACCGGATATCTGTATGATAGTAGACTTGATTAGCCTTCTTGCAATGTTGAAGATTTATTAAGGATATACATACTTGTGCTTTGCTCGAATGATGCAAATGGGGGTAGCAATGCTCCTGCCAAAATCATGCCAAGCAGTCCGTCGACCGATGACAAGATGTAACACCCTGGGCGGGCCCTGCAGCGACGCCGGTGACGAGAGGACTGGTTTCCAGTGTGTTGCTGGGAGACAGAGGGTGTGATGGTAGAGGTCATGGCTTCGCTGTCTTGATCGGTGGTTTCTTCCTAAGGAGGTTTGGGGACGATCGTGCGTAGCGAAGATGCTTCGATGATTCTGTGTACGTTTCAGGGGAGGGCCCGGGGATACAACCGCGGTTTTGGAGGCAACTGTGTTGATAAGGCTATGATGGAAAGATGGAGTGGAATATGTTGGCAGATGGAAAGCCTGGGGGTGGAGATGAATATGGACAACAAGTGGAGGGGAATGGAAAGAGATGAATCACAGAGTGTGATTACTAGCAGGAATACTCCTTCCTGAAATCGTTCACAGCGCTAGGACTTTCTAGAAAATGACTACCCCTGTAAAATTACCATACCAAATAGCACAGGCCAGTTAATAGACTTCAAaggaaggagggaaagataGGACATATACGGTAAGATATCTGCCAAGTGAGTgagtgaatgaatgaattgaGGATGATCCTACGCACCGGGGGAACCAGGGCCAATCCCCTATATTTCCAACCCCAATGATGGAATGAAACGAGAACTGAAGCTACATTGCGGGGATCTCGTATATTCCTGTAGTTTGGAAGAGCTCCTGATGCAGATGGCACAGGGGTCCTTCTTGGTTTCTGGTATCATATGAACTTATTTACTCCAGAAGAGAGGGGAGAGGAATAGATGAGTTCCATACAACTGATCCCTAGGCTGTTAGCCCGGGAGCTTGAGTACTACTCTCTGATCGTTTCTGTCATACTgcaatataatatattccGTTCCGCAGGAGTTACTTAGATCATGCCGGTACGAATTAGATGATAGAGCAACAAAGTATTCATCTCTTGTCGAAAGCTAGGAGAAGAGCACGAGCAACCACAAGCAACCACGAATAAGCTGGAGTGAGCAGCTATCAAAGCCCCCAGACATAGGCGTTGATCAAAGACTTTGTATAGGAAGGACCCGGCCCTTTGACATCTGCCTCCCCAAGGCTGAACTCCATTACTGTCGGAtcctcctcaagctcctcaaGATCAATCCGGAACCCTCTCACATCCTCGCAACACTTGCACGCTGGTGTGCAATGTCCAAGATGATTTGGGCGGTTAGAGCTTCGAGGCCTTATGCAACAACCACACCCTCGCCCACAACATCCACCCATATCTGCACATTCGGTTTGCAGCCACTTCATAAGATACCAATCACTGCTTCGGCGACGACAAAGCAGAGCACGCTTTAAGGGCGCATCTGGGAAAGCTCTGAGTATAGTttgtatctttctttccGCCATCCAAATAGTACGATTACAGTCCTGGAGGTCTTTTTGAATGCTCTCCATCTCTGTCACCATAGTGTCTGCTACTGACGGTATCTTGTTGAGCTGCTGAAAGAGAGTATCATGCTTGAGTTGTAAATAAGCCTCGTGTTGTATAAAATGGCGCTGGCCACGCTCATATATCCAGTAGGATTCGAAATTCTCCCAGAGCTGAGCCTGGTAGGTACGCCATTCGTGTTGTTTTTGGCGAAGCTGCTGGGCTTTCCGTAGGTGGCCGCCCTGCTCGAGCTTATCCTCGATACGCCGGAGAAGCGGTTCAAACCTCTTTGCAAGGCAATCTTTCAGAGGCATCGTTAACTGTAGGTACGTATAGGGGTTTGTTAGCTTCGGTGACAAACAATAGAGAAAAGGATTTTGGGCGGGCATAACGTAGTGAAAGCTCTTAGGAGAATATGTCATCCAGCATCATTGTTCTATCACACCCATTTCATCATAGTCACCATCGTCAAGCTTTCCATGCCCGAGACCGGCCAATACTCTCCGCATGTATTGTAGCCTAATCGTCATTAGGATCTTCGTAATGCAAGAAGACAGTAATATCTAATTCTATCCTCCTGGAGTAATGCATAGCCGGCACTTGACGGCAGGCTGGACCAGCCCAGCAACTTTcctaattatatatatatatatatgtacccCTCTACCCTCTACCCTGACGTACATGGTGACCACCAACCTCTGCCGATACCACAGTCAGGTCAAACCTCCGTGCGAAGCATCAATTTATTGCTCTGGCACTTGCAATCTGACACCCAGCTGTCTTGTTTGACCCCGATCGAAAGTACGAGAATGTTATGTTAACCCGTTTCTACCTAGGTATCCTCGAACTGGCTTTGGACTACATCGGAGTCCGCGGTGTTGATGACGATGGCACCGATTTAACACCGACCTCCCACCGCCAAAAGCTGTGACAAACTAGGGAGGCTCACACCCACGAGACTGCCGGTGCTGCCAATGATCAGGACTCTGTATCGGTTTGTAGTATATTAAGGGCAAAACTAATCCCAAGTGATAGTACAATGAGACTTCTCACGATGCATCGCCATCGTTGGAGGTAGACAAACTCTCACATGGTCTCATCATTTATAATCACATATGAAGCTATGATTCTTCACTTCTCCGATCTGGATTAATCAGCAGAAAAGAGGTTATGCTCCACAACATCGAGTATGCAGGACTTGGCAAGTATGTCTTCGTGTATATTTTAAAGACACGTGTCCCGGATTCGGATCTTACCGAGATCCGGCTTGGCGATGGATTATTCCTCTTTGGACGACAACATGAAGTTATTCATGTTCTTATCATCTTGAACATTGGATAGAGACAGTGTAATGGAGACGATGTCCCAGACCCTGTTCGATGTGCGAGATACATGATATCAATATTATCGTTTTCAGCTTCACATGGTTGCTGACTTGTATCTTGGTACTAGCACATATTAGTATTTATGTCTCTCAACGACAAATCTTTGACAAGTCACAAGGTGTTATGACCAACTAGAATAAAGACGaggtggggaagaaagaaataccGTAACGGGAAGAAGGTGTTCAGTTGTTCCTCAATAGAAGGACGAATCTGAATACCACAAGTTGCTCACTAAAACACATCTTTCAGTCGTCTACCTCGGCTACCGGATGTCGGTCTAGATGGGTCGGGATGCGCCTCTTGTACGACATTgaaggacgagaagaaggcatcaTTGTTATCAAGACCCGTATGCCGCAATCTGGGAATAACGAGACGGCAGTCTAGACGAACAACAGGCTTCATGGGGCCGGGCGTTCGTCCACGGGGCGAATTCGTACTACGCTGATATTCCAGGTTTTTGAACCGCTAAGTCAGGCTCAAAACTCTAAATGGTTGGTTATCTCTATGATATGAGGCAGCAATGCTAACTTCGTGTCTTCCACAATGGATTGCCGCAAACGTAACCCAAACGCCTCGAGGCTAATTAGATGAACATCCTCCTGAATATATTTCATGCTTCCCTGACACACATCATACACGTCATTGGTGAAGTTACCCGGGAGATTAAGGAGTCAAGCTAATGTTGAAATAAAGAACACCAAGAATGGTGTTGGTAATTACGATCTACAAAGGAGGCTCTCCACGGCGAAGCGTCCCGAGGAGGCCCCTTTTAAACTCAGTGTGTATCATTGTATAtcccttttcttgttgtcgTGCACAGACCGTCTATGCAATGATAGGAGATCATACTTCCAAAAAGGCAAACGGTTGCATTGATTAGCGGTCATTGCCGCTTTCCCCGACGTGCACTAGGCTTGACAGAGTATGCAGGTTGCCTGTGCGAGATGATCGACAGCATGTACAGGATAGCAGCGCACTATCTGAATCATTAGTTGAGCTCGGCAGTGACTGCAGATTCGTTGCGTCAACTTGAAACAGGAACTAGACATAAAGGCTATTTGACGTGAGTGGTCTTCTGACAACTCCCTTCGTGCAGTGCTCCACACCGCAATGGGGGCACTCTTCTACTGAAATGTGTACAATTATTATCGCACCGAAGTAGAATTCAAGGGATATGGTATCCTCCTGTGGCTTGGCTGTTCGTGCTGAATGCCTCGAATGTGCCTGTGGAAACTGGCTGGGTCCATCAACTGGGAATGATGTGGGCCAGGTGGAGATCTTTATGGAAGAGCATCATTGGGTGGGCGAAAGGACGAGATCATGGTCATTTAAACTTCAAAAGATCGATGGTCTGCACTCCACCTGATAGTATATTGCTCTAGGTTGGCAGTTTTTATTCGCTGCAGCCATTGGATGCCCAGACGGCTGAATAATCCGATCCACGATATGCAATGTAACCCTCTGCTCACCAAATCTTGAGGTAATTATCGAAACCCATGGAAGGAAGGTGAGAAGGTTTTAAAGCTACCAAGATTCGGGGTTTGAAATCGATAAGACGCAGAAACTGTGACTAAAGATTCACCTTAGACGTGGATAGTAAAAGACGAAGTCTGAAACATGGATAAGCACAAGGATGCGATCATCCGCCAATCTTCGACGCAGAGATCAGGGTTTGATAACATCCCGGTGCTCCTTTTATTATGGTATTATGGTGCGAGATTTAGTGAGACATTTGGCCAGGGCTTGAGGGTGACGATCACACCCGTGAAGCTCAATTTGAGGTTTAGGGCTTACCGCTAGCCGTGAGTCTAGTTTCAGCGGTTCCAAAGGTTCAGACCACTAGCCGCCACCGACCTTTTCCCCTCCGAGATTACCACGAGGCTGGGTTTCTTGGTGGTTCGAAAAGGGGGGGGGACGAAGCTGGGCGAGGTATAAACAAAGAATTAAGGGAAAAGCGCTTATTATTTGGTGATATCGAAGACCTGGGGTTGAAAGAGGGAGTAAAATGAGCAGAGTTCGACTAAGCATGATGATACACTGAGGACATGCTTCTTTGCGTTAGGCACTACGTCGCCAGAGGCCAAAGTCTGGTTCTCTCCAGGCTCTCGGCTCCACCGGAGCAGCATCAACGGCTTTGTCCCTTCATGCACGAGGCGCCCCAGTAGCCAATCTTTCGCAACCATGACCAATTCGGAGCGCCGGGCGGACAAGACTTTCCGAATGTACCCAAACCACAGCAGCAAGGGCAGTCTCGAACACGTGCCAAGAAACCCTAAACTTTGTTCGCCAAACTTTCCCCTTGGCATCGCGTCAGATTCTCGCGCGTCTTATCCCAGATTCCCAGATGCTGACGGGATGGTGCCCACTCGGCTTAAGAAAATTCTGACCCTGCGGAGAAACAGACGCTCCTTTCCCGCAAGGTAAGGGGGAGGAGTCGTGATCGCCGTTCGCTAACCTGTCAACAGCAAATCATTGATACTATGCTGCATGTAGACCCATCGGGTAGTGCAGAATGAAGACAATACGTCGTTGCAACAGAATCAATGTCGATCGGCTTCCGGTCGCGGGGTTATACTTTGGCCTTATTTTGCCCAGTTTTGAGAAGTAGATTACGTGCACAATACTCGACTGGACGTCTCCTTTGGGTCATTGGATCCGAGGTACCAGTATCTTGGTTAGCTCCAGACACAGGATCACCATGGCTAAGGGGAGTGCCCACTAAGAACCCCAATTGTTTGACTAGCACATGGTGCCTGCGACGGCTTCTCGCGTGGCCCACTTTCCCAGCGGAGCAACCGGTAATGTCCAATGAGACTAATGCACAAAGGCAATCGCATTTTGGGTGAGCGTTGAGTAAATCGTTGGCTGGTCGGGGTTCTAGTAGGTATCGTGCGCGCTGACAGACCTTATTGCCCTGAGTTTTCCTTAAACCCCAACGTCGTACCTTCCACggtgaaaaaagaataaaacaACCAACCGAAACCGACAACAAGACATAAGAAACACAAATACCCACTTTAGAGATACGAAACACCCCTCACATCCCGCAGTGTCATGGCTCCTACCCCGGAGGATGCCGTCTTTGCAATTTCGGCCCAGGCAACTCAGCTGGGCAATCGCATCTCTGTTCGGATGCTCGACTACCTAAGTACGGTTCACGACATCCCAGAGGGCTTCGGAGATCTCTCAAGAGTCTTTCTCGATACATGTCGCTCCTTGTGGACAATCGAAGCTGGCCTCAGTGAGTCAACAACAGCGAATCGGCCGCTGCCCAGAATAATTGTTcaggaggtggagaagaagttcaTCGAGGCGTACCGTGACTTTCAGCACCTAGACCGAGTCGTGACCAAACTGATCCAGTATGAACACCGTGGCGCACTGGGAAAGTTACAAAAGGGATGGAATCGACCAAGCCACGAGCTGGGCAAGATCCGGGAGTCGCTCAAGAAAACCATGGAGGCTTTACAGATCAGTGTCCTGGCTTTCCACTGGTCCCTTGGCGATGCTAAGCCGGAAGAATCAGTGGGAGTCGGATACGCAGGGCTCGCTGCAGCACTCGATCGGATGGCGAAGGGGCGATCGGTGACTGGAATCAACAAGGCGAAGACACTAGAACGCGGGATCGCCGAAATGAAGCAATCGTCGCAGGCTGTAAAAACAGCGCCCGCTGGTCCTCCTCCCTCGAGGCCTGTTCCACCAGTGCCACCGAAGCCATCGTCTAGCCAGGACGATGTCAGCAGAGATCCCGGCTGCAGTCGGGGTGGAACACTAGTCGAGCCAATGCCAGAAACCCTATCGTCCGTCCTATCACTGGATTCCCTCTCACTGTCGAGCTCTCATCACGGCAGGGATCTAGAGTTATCACAGATCAGGACTCGCAATACAACCAGCAAAGGAGAAGACCGCCCCCACCTCCAGAGCTCTTCGGCCTCAACTTTAGCTCAGGATATGGATACAAATCCTAGTTCTGTCCTCCCAAGTAAAGCATCATACCGGAAACATGATCTCCCTAGCATGCCACAACGGACACCGAGTAATACCAGCGCTGCAAATGTTGGTCATCTTAAGAATGCTTTGGCATCTGCCGTCAGGGCGAGAAACCATCAATTGATGGAGCAGCTCCTGGATAGTGGCGTATCACCGGATATGGGAGAGAATACACATCCACTGAATGAAGCAATCCTGCACCGTGACATTGAAGGAAtgcgtcttcttctgctctttGGAGCCAACCCGAACGCACCagataaagaaggaaagtcGCCACTCTTCTCTGCTGTAGAAGGATCATTCATGGATGGTGCGACCTTGCTGTTAAAATACCGTGCAGACCCAAGTCTCATGACCGGAACTGAGCTCGAGTCTCCACTTGGCTTGTGCATCACGAGCCTGAAGACGGGTCTCGTCCATGTCCTACTTGCCCATGGAGCAGATCCCAATCATGAGATGAGGAATGGCAGCACAGTGCTAATTGAAGCTATCCGGAAGAAAGCTCCTCAACGGCTTGTCGATCTGATCTTGGATGCCGGCGCGGATCCTAACCTGAAGAGCAGGGAAGGAAAGTCGGCGTTATTTGAAGCAGTCCAAGCCGACCAGGTGACGATAGTGACAACCCTCTTAGATCATGGAGCGAATCCAAACCTCCCTGGACCGGAACATGTGCTTTGGTCAGCCATCTATCGGCCGGCATGTTTGCGAATCTTGATGGCCCGTGGCGCCGATGTCCGAAAGACCCCGGGTATTATGGAACAGGCAACAAGCATCAACAACATTGATTCGGTGCGAATCCTACTACAAGCTGGCGTTGACCCCAACTCTAAAAAGGATGGAATTTATACGCCATTATGCTCCGCGATCCGTGACAATCGGGGGGATATCTTTGCGCTTTTGCTGGCCAACGGCGCGAACCCCAATGTCATGGCCTCCGAGTACCCGGCGTGGAAGTGTGTTACTCACTTCCGGACACATCTTCTGCCCGATCTCGTTGATGCCGGCGCAGACCTCCACCAGCCACCGGGCATCGTCGAAATGGCCGTGCAAGTCAACAACGCAGAGGCGGCGCAGTGGTTGTTGGAGCACGGCGGGGCGAACCCGAACGACCGCAATGCCCAAGGACACACAGCACTCACGACGGCGATTCGCGATAACCGCGTCGACCTAATGGCTCTCCTGCTCGCCCATGGGGCAGATCCCAACCAGCGTGGCCAAGACTGGCCCGTGTGTATGGCGGTCCGGTCTCCGATACTCCTGCAACAGCTCCTTCCCGCCGTGACAGATTTGTCGGCGCACAAAGGAGTCATGGAGATGGCCGTGTTGGCGAATCAGTTAGAGAGTATCAAGTTGCTGCTAGCTGCGGGGGCCAGCGTCGAGTACAAGAATGGCGGCGTTTTCTCCCCGTTAACAACAGCGATTCGCGAGCGTCACGAAGACATTGTGCGGTTTCTGCTGGATGAAGCCGGTGCAGATCCCAATGCGCCCGGCGAGCATCTTCCCATTGTCAAGGCGGTCCGTAGATGCAACAATGGGGACTTCAAGATGATTGAGTTGCTGCTCGAGAAGGGCGCAGATCCGAACAAGACCTATCGGGAGTGGAATGCAATAATGCAGGCCATCGAGAATAGAGACATGAagcttcttcgtcttctggtAGAAAAGGGCGGAGGTGTCGATCttgaaaaggaagatgagaCTGGTAAGACTGTGATGCAGATGGTGGATGCATCTGGCTGGAGTGAAGCAACACAGTTTCTACTCGATAATGCGCGCCGATGAGGAACGCTAAGTGACTGAGACTATATACccacttttcctttgtttatACCGAGAGATAATTTGTCAGAGAGGACATTCGAAATACTTGACCTCGCACCAAGTCAACGTCGGAAGATTCATTCCTGAAACCTGCCAATGAAGGTTGCCGAAGACCAGAAACCGACATCATCTGTGACCGGGCAGTCTAAGAAGAGGCTATCATGTTATGTACAATTATAATGTTAATTTTCATATGTTTTGGGGGTAC
The sequence above is a segment of the Aspergillus flavus chromosome 4, complete sequence genome. Coding sequences within it:
- a CDS encoding putative ankyrin repeat-containing protein codes for the protein MAPTPEDAVFAISAQATQLGNRISVRMLDYLSTVHDIPEGFGDLSRVFLDTCRSLWTIEAGLSESTTANRPLPRIIVQEVEKKFIEAYRDFQHLDRVVTKLIQYEHRGALGKLQKGWNRPSHELGKIRESLKKTMEALQISVLAFHWSLGDAKPEESVGVGYAGLAAALDRMAKGRSVTGINKAKTLERGIAEMKQSSQAVKTAPAGPPPSRPVPPVPPKPSSSQDDVSRDPGCSRGGTLVEPMPETLSSVLSLDSLSLSSSHHGRDLELSQIRTRNTTSKGEDRPHLQSSSASTLAQDMDTNPSSVLPSKASYRKHDLPSMPQRTPSNTSAANVGHLKNALASAVRARNHQLMEQLLDSGVSPDMGENTHPLNEAILHRDIEGMRLLLLFGANPNAPDKEGKSPLFSAVEGSFMDGATLLLKYRADPSLMTGTELESPLGLCITSLKTGLVHVLLAHGADPNHEMRNGSTVLIEAIRKKAPQRLVDLILDAGADPNLKSREGKSALFEAVQADQVTIVTTLLDHGANPNLPGPEHVLWSAIYRPACLRILMARGADVRKTPGIMEQATSINNIDSVRILLQAGVDPNSKKDGIYTPLCSAIRDNRGDIFALLLANGANPNVMASEYPAWKCVTHFRTHLLPDLVDAGADLHQPPGIVEMAVQVNNAEAAQWLLEHGGANPNDRNAQGHTALTTAIRDNRVDLMALLLAHGADPNQRGQDWPVCMAVRSPILLQQLLPAVTDLSAHKGVMEMAVLANQLESIKLLLAAGASVEYKNGGVFSPLTTAIRERHEDIVRFLLDEAGADPNAPGEHLPIVKAVRRCNNGDFKMIELLLEKGADPNKTYREWNAIMQAIENRDMKLLRLLVEKGGGVDLEKEDETGKTVMQMVDASGWSEATQFLLDNARR
- a CDS encoding synaptic vesicle transporter SV2, with the translated sequence MEFGVSESYVRFTTCALFVGLIVGATFWGLASDLIGRRLAFNTTLFLCGVFGLASGGGPNWVGTCALYACLGLGVGGNLPVDAAIFLEFLPTSSAHILSSLAVFWSVGTLIASMLAWAYIPNYSCTDASTCTRADNMGWRYLVLTLGAITMVFWLCRFCFFKLFESPKFLVAKGRDDEAVAAIHGVAHRNKKKTWLTTEILNEIGGSAETTEKQNLSSKEIIARSLSKFSASQITPLFSSKRLGITTILIWLCWTTIGMGYTLFNAFLPQYLGSTASTYETYRNYAITSVTGLFGPILALYMVDIKYIGRKGTMAISTCVTAVLLFCFTAAKTADTQLVCSALESFTQMIMYGVLYAYTPEVFPAPNRGTGTGIASCLNRIAGLCAPIIGIYASSNPSAPIYASGALLLVSFVAMVLLPIETAGKQSL
- a CDS encoding uncharacterized protein (expressed protein), with the protein product MSIGFRSRGYTLALFCPVLRSRLRAQYSTGRLLWVIGSEVPVSWLAPDTGSPWLRGVPTKNPNCLTSTWCLRRLLAWPTFPAEQPVMSNETNAQRQSHFG